Proteins encoded in a region of the Phacochoerus africanus isolate WHEZ1 chromosome 8, ROS_Pafr_v1, whole genome shotgun sequence genome:
- the CHST4 gene encoding carbohydrate sulfotransferase 4, which produces MTLLKKMKLLLFLASQMAIFVLFIHLYCHNLNSLHMKEEPKPTHMHVLILSSWRSGSSFVGQLFGQHPDVFYLMEPAWHVWMTFTQSTAQRLHMAVRDLIRAVFLCDMSVFDAYMTPGPRKQSSLFQWEGSRALCSPPACNIFPRDMIIPQAHCRLLCNQQPFEVVEKACRSYSHVVLKEVRFFNLQVLYPLLRDPSLNLHIVHLVRDPRAVFRSREHTTQELLIDSHIVMGQHHQKLKKEDQPYYAMQVICQSQLEIFEAVQALPKALRQRYLLVRYEDLVRDPLTQTAQMYDYVGLKFLPQLQAWVYNITRGKGMGKHAFHTNARNALNVSQAWRWSLPYEKVSRLQKVCRNTMNVLGYHLATSEEEQKNLSLDLLSTWSPYEQVSQERWGGSVYTQHQLQPREPKAASEP; this is translated from the coding sequence ATGACACTGCTCAAAAAAATGAAGCTACTGCTGTTCCTGGCTTCCCAGATGGCCATCTTTGTTCTGTTCATCCACCTGTACTGCCACAACCTCAACTCCCTGCATATGAAGGAGGAGCCCAAgcccacacacatgcacgtgcTGATCCTGTCTTCGTGGCGCTCTGGTTCCTCTTTTGTGGGGCAGCTTTTTGGACAGCACCCAGATGTCTTCTACCTGATGGAGCCTGCCTGGCACGTCTGGATGACCTTCACGCAGAGCACCGCCCAGAGGCTGCATATGGCAGTACGGGATCTCATACGGGCTGTCTTTCTGTGTGACATGAGTGTCTTTGATGCCTACATGACACCTGGCCCCCGAAAGCAGTCCAGCCTCTTCCAGTGGGAGGGCAGCCGGGCCCTCTGTTCCCCACCTGCCTGTAACATCTTCCCACGAGATATGATCATACCCCAGGCTCACTGCAGGCTTCTGTGCAATCAGCAGCCCTTTGAGGTGGTAGAGAAGGCCTGCCGCTCCTACAGCCACGTGGTCCTCAAGGAGGTGCGCTTCTTCAACCTGCAGGTGCTCTACCCATTGCTGAGAGACCCCTCCCTCAACCTGCACATTGTGCACCTGGTCCGGGACCCCCGGGCAGTGTTCCGCTCCCGAGAACACACCacgcaggaactcctgattgacaGCCACATTGTAATGGGGCAGCATCACCAGAAACTCAAGAAGGAGGATCAACCCTACTACGCAATGCAAGTCATCTGCCAAAGCCAGCTGGAGATCTTTGAGGCTGTGCAGGCCCTGCCCAAAGCCCTGAGGCAGCGCTACCTGCTTGTGCGCTATGAGGATCTGGTCCGGGACCCCCTGACCCAGACTGCCCAAATGTATGACTATGTAGGGCTGAAATTCTTgccccagctccaggcctgggTGTACAACATCACTCGAGGCAAGGGCATGGGCAAGCACGCCTTCCACACCAACGCCAGGAATGCCCTCAATGTTTCTCAGGCCTGGCGCTGGTCTTTGCCTTACGAAAAGGTGTCTCGACTCCAGAAAGTCTGCAGGAATACCATGAATGTGCTAGGCTACCACCTTGCCACATCTGAGGAAGAGCAGAAAAACCTGTCACTGGATCTTCTGTCTACCTGGAGCCCCTATGAGCAAGTCTCCCAAGAGCGCTGGGGAGGCTCTGTCTACACCCAGCACCAGCTTCAGCCACGTGAACCGAAGGCAGCCTCTGAGCCGTGA